The following are encoded together in the Daucus carota subsp. sativus chromosome 5, DH1 v3.0, whole genome shotgun sequence genome:
- the LOC108221586 gene encoding putative F-box protein At1g67623, whose protein sequence is MGVEIKATKKTNFKKINRDKNILNSIPTALITEIVARVAACSSDDLFNTSLSCKTLKKIADDKYIIQHVSLDKFSVIPWTSKEEAILDRCASCENPEALYRHGIIKYFGIKKDLKNSGLKYLLRAADLRHLGAMYVIGIIMIVAGGEGKQTGIKIICDAMKRLKTSRKEIREIREKFSSTIGRMWVKNTTGVEQIIRPVCCRIHQLAKPAGWDEDEDVDLECEACWCDQQIFRLWDVIPYYI, encoded by the exons ATGGGTGTAGAGATTAAAGCTACAAAGAAGACGAATTTCAAGAAAATCAACCGCGATAAAAACATATTGAACTCCATTCCAACCGCTCTCATCACAGAAATTGTAGCTCGTGTAGCAGCATGTTCGTCTGATGACTTGTTCAACACCTCTCTAAG CTGCAAAACTCTGAAAAAAATAGCGGAtgataaatatatcattcaacATGTTTCACTTGACAAATTCTCCGTGATTCCATGGACATCGAAAGAGGAGGCTATCCTGGACCGCTGCGCCAGCTGTGAAAATCCAGAAGCTCTGTACCGGCATGGAATT atAAAGTACTTTGGAATCAAGAAGGATTTAAAAAACTCGGGCCTCAAATATCTGCTAAGGGCTGCAGATTTACGGCATCTTGGGGCAATGTATGTGATTGGGATTATCATGATAGTAGCTGGAGGTGAAGGTAAACAAACGGGGATAAAAATCATCTGCGACGCGATGAAGAGATTAAAGACATCGAGAAAAGAAATTAGAGAAATTCGGGAGAAATTTTCGAGCACAATTGGTCGAATGTGGGTGAAAAACACAACGGGGGTGGAACAGATAATTAGGCCAGTTTGTTGCAGAATTCACCAACTTGCGAAGCCTGCAGGGTGGGATGAGGACGAAGATGTTGATTTAGAATGTGAAGCATGTTGGTGTGATCAACAAATATTCCGTCTGTGGGATGTTATACCTTATTACATCTAG